The DNA region GCAGGAGTTCGCCGCCTGGACAGGGGCCGAGCACGCGGTCGCGGTCGCGTCCTGCACGGCCGCGCTGGAGCTGTCGCTGCGGTCGCTGCGGCTGCCCGCGGGCTCGCCCGTGCTCAGCTCCACGATCACCTTCTGCGGGGCCGTCAACGCGATCCTCCACGCCGGCCTGCGCCCGGTGCTGGTCGACGTCGACCCGGACACGCTCATGCCCGACGAGCGGACCACGGCCGCGGCCGTCCGGACCGCCGGCGACCCCGCGGCCATGGTCGCGCTGCATTTCGCCGGCCACCCGGCACCGGTCGAGGCTATGGCCGAGGCGGCCGGCCTGCCGCTCGCCCGGGTGGTGGAGGACGCCGCCCACGCCGTCGGCACGCGGGTCGGCGACAGGCCGGTCGGGACGATCTCGGCGGCCACCTGCTTCAGCTTCTACGCCACCAAGAACCTGCCCATCGGCGAGGGCGGCATGGTCACCACCGCCGACGCCGAGCTGGCCGACCACGTGCGGCGCTGCCGGCTCCACGGCATGAGCCGTGACGCCTGGAAGCGGTACCTGCCCGGGTCGGCGTGGCGCTACAGCGTCGACAACGTCGGCCTCAAGGCGAACATGACCGACCCGCAGGCCGCCATCGGCCGGGCCCAGATGGGCCACTTCGCCGGCTGGCAGGCCCGCCGGGCCGAGATCGTGGCCCGCTACGACCAGGCCCTGGCCGAGGTCCCCGGCATCGGGCTGCCCGCCCGGCCGGACGACGGCGGCCACGCCTGGCACCTGTACGTGATGCGGGTGCTTCCCGGGTTCGGGATGTCGCGCGACGAGCTCATGGCCGGCCTGCACGAGCTGGGCATCGACTGCTCGGTCCACTTCATCCCGATGCACACCCAGCCCTACCTCGGCCCGCTGCTGGGCGACGGGGTGGACCCGCGCCGGTTCCCGGCCGCCGAGGCGGTGTTCGAGCAGATCGTGTCCCTGCCGCTGTACCCGACCCTGCGCGACGACCAGGTCGACCGGGTCTGCGCGGCGATCGCCGGTCTCCGGCGGTCTCGCCGGGCCAGCGGCAACGGGAGCAACGGCCGGACCAACGGCAACGAGACCAACGGCAGCCAGACCAACAACTCCAAGGGGGGCCAGACCCGATGACGACCTCCTCGAGGTCCAACGGCACGATCGACCTGACCGGGAAGGTGGGACGGGGGACCGTCCGCCGCGTCTGCGTGATCGGCGGCGCCGGTTACGTCGGCTCGGTCCTGATCGAGCGGCTGCTGGACAAGGGCTACGCCGTCACCGTGCTCGACGCCCTCATGTACGGCGACGACGGCATCCGCCACGTCGCCGACCGGCCCGGCTTCGACCTGATCAAGGGAGACCTGCGCAACATCGAGGCGGTCGTCGCGGCCTGCCGCTTCGCCGACGCCGTCGTCCACCTGGGGGCGCTGGTCGGCGACCCGGCCTGCGAGCTCGACGAGCAGCTGACCCTCCAGATCAACCGCGACGCCACCTTCACCGCCGCCGCCGTGGCCCGCGGGCTCGGCATCAAGCGGTTCATCTTCGCCTCGACCTGCAGCGTCTACGGGGCCACGGACGACCTGCTCGACGAGGGCTCCACCCTGGCCCCGATCTCGCTGTACGCCCAGAGCAAGATGGAGTCCGAGGAGCTGCTGCTGTCCCTGAACAGCAACGGCTTCTGCCCCTCGGTCCTGCGCTTCGGGACGTTCTATGGCCGGTCGCCGCGCGAGCGCTTCGACCTGGTGGTCAACCTGCTCGCGGCCCGGGCGGTGTCCGAGGGCGAGATCACCATCATGGGCGGCCAGCAGTGGCGGCCCTTCCTCCACGTCGCCGACGGCGCCGACGCCATCATCCAGTGCCTTGAGGCGCCGGCCAGGGCGGTCGCCCACGAGGTCTTCAACGTCGGCTCCGACGAGCAGAACCACCGGCTGGTCGACGTGGCCCAGCTCATCTCGGAGCTGGTCCCGGGGGTCCGGGTGCGGTTCGAGGAGGCGGCCGCCGAGGAGGCCAACTACCGGGTCTCCTTCGCCCACATCCGCTCCGCCCTCGGGTTCACCCCGCGCCACTCCCTCGCCGACGGGATCGCCGAGGTCAAGGCGGCCGTCGAGCGCGGGCTGGTCGGCAACTACACCGACGCCAAGTACAGCAACTTCAAGGCGATGACCAGCGGCCAGGCCGCCCACGCCCTGGACGACGGCCGGCAGGACGTGCCGACGGCCGCCGTGGGCTGAGCTGGGACATGACCGTCCAGGCACCGCGATCGGACCGGCCACAGGTCAGCGCCCGTCGCCGTACCGGCGACGGCGACGGGCTGGCCCGGGCCGGGGTGGTGCTCGGCATCGCCACGCTGCCCATCCTCCAGCCTGCCTTCGTCAACAACGTCGCCCCGGCCGACCTGGGGCTGGTCGCGGGCATCGCGGCGGTGCTGGTGTGGGCCGGCATGACCAGGCAGCGCCTGCGGCTGCCGTACGTGGCCGGGATGGGCGTCATGGTCATCGCCGGGACCATCGCCGCCGCCTTCGGCGACCTCCCCTGGATGGGCGCGGTCACCATCGTGCAGGACCTGTACCTGCTGGCCTGGGCGGCGGCGCTGGCCAACTTCGGCCGCACGGCGGCCCGGGCCGGGTTCATCGTGGACGTCTGGTGCCTGAGCGCGGCCGCCTGGTCCATCGCCCTGGTGGTGCTGTACGGCCCGAGCACCATCGGGGGCGGGGACGACGCCGAGCGGGCCGGCTTCACCTTCGGCGAGCAGAACGCCGCCGGCCTCTGGTTCGCCCTCTCCCTGCTGGTCATGCTGGCCGCCCGGCGCCCGCGGCGGTGGCGCTGGCGGGCGCCCGCCCTCGGCGCGGTCTCCCTCGGCCTGCTGCTCACCGGTTCGCTGGGCGCCATCAGCGGGCTCTTCGCCGGCCTGGCCGTCGCCCTGGTCCTCCAGGTCCGGGCCCGGCGCGGACCGGACACGGCCATCGCCTTCTCGCTCGCCCTGCTGCTGCTGGTGGGCTCGGTGGGGCTGCTGGCCCAGCAGGGCGAGCTGATCGAGCGGGCCAGCCAGAGCCCGAACCCCCTGATCCGCAACTCGATCGGCCGAGGGTCCGACAGCGAGTCCGAGCGCATCCTGGTCAACCAGCAGACCTTCGGCCTGTTCCAGACCTCCGGGTTCCTGGGCCGAGGGCCCGTCACCACCGAGCACACCCTGCGCCAGCAGGAGGCCGCCTACCCGCACGAGGCCCACAACGACTGGGTGGCGGCGCTGGTGGAGCGGGGCGTCCTCGGGTTCGCCGGCATCCTCCTGCTCGCCCTCGAGGTGGTCGTGCTCGCGCTCACCATCTGGAACCCGAGCCGGCTCAAGCCGGACTTCGCCGAGGTCCTGCCGGCGCCCGCCTACCTGGTGGCGGGATTCATCCTGGTCGCCCTGTACAGCCTCACCCACGAGGTCCTGCACGAGCGGCCGCTGTGGACGTTGTTCGGCACGGCCGCGGCCCTCGGGCTGTGGGGCAAGGCCAACCGCTGGTCCCTGGGGGGGTCGACATGATCGCGTTGGTGACGGGAGCTGCCGGGTTCGTTGGGTCGCATCTGAGTGCGGCGCTGCTCGACGACGGCGCCGAAGTGCTGGGCGTCGACGCCTTCACGGACTACTACAGCCGTCTGCGCAAGGAGCAGAACCTCGCCCACCTTCGCGGGCGGCCCGGGTTCAGCTTCCTCGAGGACGACCTCTCCGAGGCGCCCCTGGCGCCGCTGCTGGACGGCGTCGACTGCGTGTTCCACCTCGCCGGGCAGCCGGGCGTGCGCGCCTCCTGGGGCCCGGACTTCGTCCAGTACGTGCGCCACAACATCGCCGCCACCCAGCGCCTGCTCGAGGCGAGCATGCTCCACCCGCTGCGCAAGTTCGTCTTCGCCTCCAGCTCCTCGGTCTACGGGGACGCCGAGGCCTATCCGACGCCCGAGTCGCTCCGGCCCCAGCCGGTGTCCCCCTACGGGGTGACCAAGCTGGCCGCCGAGCACCTGTGCGAGGTCTACCGCACCAGCTTCGGCGTCCCGGTCGCCTCCCTGCGGCTGTTCACCGTCTACGGGCCCAGGCAGCGGCCCGACATGGCCTTCTCCCGGCTGGTCGCGGCCGCCCTGGCCGGCGAGGAGTTCGAGGTCTACGGGGACGGGGAGCAGACCCGCGACTTCACCTTCGTCGGCGACGTGGTCAAGGCCATGCGGGACGCCGCCGCCTCCGACTGGTGCGGGGTGGCCAACATCGGTGGCGGCTCCCGGACGTCGCTGAACGCCGTCCTGGACATCGTCAGCGACCTCTGCGGCGAGCTGCGCGTCGTGCGCCGCCCGCAGGCCACCGGCGACGTCCGCCACACCGCCGCCGACACCTCGGTGGCCCAGGCCGCCTTCGGCTACCGGCCCCGTACCTCCCTGCCCGAGGGCCTGGCGGCGATGGTGGCGTGGGCGCGCTCGCCCGAGCAGGCGCTGCGGTGAGCGGTCGCTGGCTGCCCCCGCCGCCGCCCGTGCCGGCCCCCGGGCGGTTCCCGGGCGGCCCGGCGCCGGTCCGGGTCAAGGTGCTCCACCTGATCACCAGGTTCGAGGCCGGCGCCGGCGGCAACACCCTGCTGTCGGCGACCGGCATGGACCCGCGGCGCTACGAGGCCTGGATCGCGGGCGGCCCGGACGGCCCGCTGTGGGAGCGGGCCGAGCGCGAGGGGATCCGCACCGTCAAGGTTCCCGGGCTGGTGCGGGAGATCGCGCCCGCGTCCGACCTGGCCGCCCTGGCGCGGCTGGTCCGGCTGCTGCGCCGGGAGCGCTTCGGCATCGTCCACGTCCACGAGGCCAAGGCCGACGTGCTCGGCCGGGTCGCCGCCTTCCTCAGCCGGACGCCGATCGTCATCGTCACCCTCCACGGCCGGGACCCGTGGTGGCCGGCGCCGGACGGCTCCCGGACCCAGCTGCGCGAGGTCATGCCCCGGGGCCTGCGCACCTTCCTGTTCGTGGAGCGGCGGCTGCGGGCGATCACCTCCGGCTTCGTCGCCGTGTCGCCGTCGGTCGCCCGCGACGCCGTGCTGGCCAGGGTCGCGACCCCGGGGCGGACCGACGTGGCCCCCTCGGCGGTCGACCTGGACGACATCCCGGAGGACGCCGACCCCACCGTCCGGGCCGAGCTCGGCATCCCCGCCGGGGCGCCGCTGGTGGGCACGGTGGGGCGCCTGGACGCCCAGAAGGCGCCGCTCGACTTCGTCCGCATGGCCGCCAAGGTCCGTGAGCGCCACCCGGACGCCCGCTTCGTGATGGTGGGCGAGGGCGAGCTCGCCGAGAAGGCCGGCGCCCTGGCCGGCCAGCTCGGGGTACCCCTCCTGCTCACCGGCTTCCGCCGCGACGCCGCCCGGGTCGCCTCGGCCTTCGACGTGTACGTGGTCAGCTCGCTCTACGAAGGCGTTGGCCGGGGCGTGACCGAGGCCATGGCCTCCGGCCGGCCGGTGGTGGCGACCGCCGTCGACGGCGTGGTCGACCTCGTCAGCCCGGGTTCGACGGGCCTGCTGGCCCCCGCCCGCGACCCCGGGAAGCTGGCCGAGGGCGTCTGCTGGCTGCTGGAGCACCCGGTGGAGGCGGCCGCCATCGGCGCCCAGGCCCGGACCCGGGTGCGGCTGCTCTTCACCCGGGAGCGGATGTGCGCCGCCCTCGACGACGTCTACTCGCGGCTCCTGGGGCTGGAGCCGGAGGCCCCGGCGCCGGCCCCGCGCGACCCTTCCGCCATGCCGCCCGGGCCGGCCGCCGAGCATCCCTGGGGGGCCGGCGAGTGATCCGGCCCGGGCGGCTGTCCCAGGGCTGGCGGGGCCTGCTGGAAGGCCAGCGCCGGCCGATCGCCGCCAACCTGCTCGCCCGGGTGGGCGCGATCGGCTCGCTGCTGCTGGCCAGCCTGGTGGTGGCCCGGATCGCCGGCCCGGCCGGGGTGGGCACGCTGGTGCTGCTCCGGGTCCTGCCCTGGCTCACCGGGCTGGTCCTGTCCAGCGGCCTGTACGGGGCCGCCCCCTACTTCCTGTCCGGACCGGGCCGCTCCGAGCCCAGGTACCGGTCGACCCTGGCCGCCATGACCGTGGCCGCCGGCGCGGTCGGGGCCGGGCTGTGGATCGCGGCCTCGCCGCTGCTCGGGCCGTGGCTGTTCCCGCAGCTGCCGCTGGTCCTGGTCGCCGTGGCCGGCGTCTCGGTGCTCACCCAGGCCCTCGAGTCGGCCGCCATGGCCTGCACCCAGGGCTTCGACGACCTCAGCGGCAGCAACCGCATCATCTTCCTCGAGGAGTTCCTGTTCCTCCCCTTCCTCGGCCTGCTCCTGCTGGCCGGGACCGACCACTTCGCCGCCATCGTGCTGGCCCTGCTGGGTGGCGACCTGGCCACCGGCGGGTACGGCTGGACCCGGCTGGCCCGCCTCGGCTACTTCACCGGGGCCGGCCGGCCGTCGGTGGCGCTGGCCGGCCACGTCGCCGCCTACGGGTTCCGGGCCCAGCTGGGCAGCATCGCCCTGCTGCTGAACGCGCGGCTCGACTTCGCCCTCGTCGGGGTGCTGGTCGGGCCCGCCTCGCTCGGCATCTACGCCGTGGCCTCGCGGTACGCCGAGCTGCTGCGGCTGCCCTCGCTGGCCATGAACTACGTGCTCTACCCGGACTACGCCCGCGACGGGGGCAAGGTGGCCGCCGACAAGGCGCGGGCCATGCTGCCCGGGATCGGCTGGATCCCGGCCGCCCTGGCCGTCCCCATGGCCCTGGCCGCGCCGCTGGTCCTGCCACTGTTCTACGGCCCGGCCTTCAAGGAGGCGGTGCTGCCGGCCTGCGTGCTGCTGATCGGGCTGGCCGGCGGCGGGGTCATCGGGGTCATCAGCGCCTACCTGCAGGGCGTTGGCCGGCCGGGCCTGTACTCGGCGGCCGTCGGCGCCGGCCTGCCGGTGACGGTGGCCCTTGACCTGTTGCTGATCCCGCACTTCGGGGTGATGGGCGCGGCGGTCGCCTCGACCGCCGCCTACGTGACGACGACTGGCGTGCTGGTGGCGTGCTTCCGCGTGGTGACCCGCGCGGAAGGACGGGCGGCGCGTGCAGCGGGGGCGGTCGAGTCCAAGGCGGAGGTACCAAGGTGAGAGTCCTGACCGTGGCGGCACATCCTGACGACGAGACCCTGGGCGCCGGGGGGACCATGGCCCGGCTGGCCGCCCAAGGGCACGAGGTGTGGATCTGCATCCTCACCGACGGCGTCACGGCCCGGCACGCGCACGTCAAGCAGCAGAAGGAGTGCGCCATCGGGGCGGCCGACGTCCTCGGGGCCGCCAACGTCGTGTTCTGCGAGCTCCCCGACCAGCGGCTGGACTCGCTGCCCCTGCTCGACGTCATCACCCCGATCGAGAAGTGCATCGGCGAGCTGCGGCCCGAGATCGTCTTCACGCACTTCAAGGAGGACGTGAACCAGGACCACCGGACCGTCTTCCAGGCGACGATGGTGGCCGCGCGGCCCGTCGAGGGGACGAGCGTGCGGCAGCTGCTCTGCTACGAGACCGCCTCGTCCACCGAGTGGGCGCCGCCGTTCCCGGGCAGCGTCTTCAGTCCCAACGTGTTCGTCGACATCAGCAGCACGCTGCCGCGCAAGCTGGAGGCGATGCGCTCCTACGAGCGCACCTGGGCCGGCGAGATGCGGCCATACCCGCACCCGCGTTCCTACGAGGCGATCGAGGCCTACGCCCGGCGCCACGGCGTGGCCGCCGGAGTCGCGGCCGCCGAGCCGTTCATGCTCGTCCGCCAGGTGCACCACGAGGGGGGCCTGTCCAGTGATCACCGGTTCTGACATCGCGCCCGGCAAGCGGCTCTTCGACGTCGCCGTCTCCCTGACCGCCCTGGTCCTGCTCGTGCCCGTCCTGGTGGTCATCGCCCTGCTGGTCAAGCTCGGCTCGCCCGGCCCGGTGCTGTACCGCCAGCAGCGGGTGAGCCGCGGCGGCCGGCTGTTCGAGCTGCTCAAGTTCCGCACCATGGTGGTCGGCGCCGACCGCATGTCCGCCAACGTCAGCGCCACCGGCGACCCGCGCGTCACCCGCGTCGGCGCGTTCCTGCGCAAGTCCTACCTCGACGAGCTGCCCCAGCTGCTCAACGTCCTGCGGGGCGACATGAGCCTGGTCGGGCCCCGGCCGGAGACGCCGGAGTTCGTCGCCCTCTACAGCCCCGAGGAGCGCCGGGTGCTGACCGTCCGGCCCGGCCTGGCCGGCCCCTCGACCCTGGCCTTCATGGACGAGGCGGACCTGCTGGCCGCGGCGCCCGACCCGGTCGCCTTCTACACGACCACGGTCCTCCACGACCGCGTCCGCGCCGACCTCGCCTACCTCGAGCGGCGGTCCATCGGCTACGACATCCGCCTGCTGGCCACCCAGGTCCTCAGCATCGTGAGGCGGCTGCGATGACGACCATGCCCCCGGCACCGCCGGTCCAGGTCGAGCGGTGGACGAACGGCGCCGCCTGGGACCAGTTCGTGGGCGGCGCCCGCGACGCCAACATCGGCCACCGCTGGGCCTGGCTGGGGATCGTCTCGGAGGTGTACCGGCACCGGACCTTCCCGCTGGCCGCCATCCGGGACGGGGTCCTGGCCGGCGTGCTCCCCCTGGTCCTGGTCCGCAGCCGCCTGTTCGGCCGCCATCTGGTGTCCATGCCGTTCCTCGACTCCGGCGGGCTCTGCACCGACGGCGACGTCGCCTCCGAGCAGGCGCTGGTCGCGACCGCGGTCGAGCTGGCCGGCGACCACGGGGCCAAGCTCGAGCTGCGCCACCTCACCGAACGGCGGATCGGCCTGCCGGCCTCGCTGGAGAAGGTGACCATGACCCTCGACCTCACCGGCGGCGAGGACGCCGTATGGCGGAGCATCCGGTCCACCAGGCGGGGCCAGGTCCGCAAGGCGCGCCGCAACGGGCTCGAGGCGAGCTGGCACGGCCAGGAGGCGGTGGGCCAGTTCTACCGTGTCTGGGCGGCCAACATGCGCGACCTGGGGTCCCCGGCGCACCGGCGGGCCTACTTCGCGCGGATCGCCGCCAGCCTCCCCGACGACGCCCGGTTCGTCCTGGTCCGGGACGGCGCCGAGACCGTCGGCGCGGGTCTGGCGCTGGTCCACGGCGACCGCATCGTCCTGCCCTGGGTGTCGTCGCTGCGGTCCAGCTTCTCCCGCGGCCCCAACCAGCTGCTCTACTGGGAGGCCTTCCGCTACGGCATCGAACGCGGCTGCACCGTCTTCGACTTCGGGCGGTCGTCCTGGA from Actinomycetota bacterium includes:
- a CDS encoding PIG-L deacetylase family protein yields the protein MRVLTVAAHPDDETLGAGGTMARLAAQGHEVWICILTDGVTARHAHVKQQKECAIGAADVLGAANVVFCELPDQRLDSLPLLDVITPIEKCIGELRPEIVFTHFKEDVNQDHRTVFQATMVAARPVEGTSVRQLLCYETASSTEWAPPFPGSVFSPNVFVDISSTLPRKLEAMRSYERTWAGEMRPYPHPRSYEAIEAYARRHGVAAGVAAAEPFMLVRQVHHEGGLSSDHRF
- a CDS encoding sugar transferase, with translation MITGSDIAPGKRLFDVAVSLTALVLLVPVLVVIALLVKLGSPGPVLYRQQRVSRGGRLFELLKFRTMVVGADRMSANVSATGDPRVTRVGAFLRKSYLDELPQLLNVLRGDMSLVGPRPETPEFVALYSPEERRVLTVRPGLAGPSTLAFMDEADLLAAAPDPVAFYTTTVLHDRVRADLAYLERRSIGYDIRLLATQVLSIVRRLR
- a CDS encoding DegT/DnrJ/EryC1/StrS family aminotransferase, whose protein sequence is MSEEAQAAVARVLSSGWVTTGPEVAAFEQEFAAWTGAEHAVAVASCTAALELSLRSLRLPAGSPVLSSTITFCGAVNAILHAGLRPVLVDVDPDTLMPDERTTAAAVRTAGDPAAMVALHFAGHPAPVEAMAEAAGLPLARVVEDAAHAVGTRVGDRPVGTISAATCFSFYATKNLPIGEGGMVTTADAELADHVRRCRLHGMSRDAWKRYLPGSAWRYSVDNVGLKANMTDPQAAIGRAQMGHFAGWQARRAEIVARYDQALAEVPGIGLPARPDDGGHAWHLYVMRVLPGFGMSRDELMAGLHELGIDCSVHFIPMHTQPYLGPLLGDGVDPRRFPAAEAVFEQIVSLPLYPTLRDDQVDRVCAAIAGLRRSRRASGNGSNGRTNGNETNGSQTNNSKGGQTR
- a CDS encoding FemAB family XrtA/PEP-CTERM system-associated protein translates to MTTMPPAPPVQVERWTNGAAWDQFVGGARDANIGHRWAWLGIVSEVYRHRTFPLAAIRDGVLAGVLPLVLVRSRLFGRHLVSMPFLDSGGLCTDGDVASEQALVATAVELAGDHGAKLELRHLTERRIGLPASLEKVTMTLDLTGGEDAVWRSIRSTRRGQVRKARRNGLEASWHGQEAVGQFYRVWAANMRDLGSPAHRRAYFARIAASLPDDARFVLVRDGAETVGAGLALVHGDRIVLPWVSSLRSSFSRGPNQLLYWEAFRYGIERGCTVFDFGRSSWNSGTFEAKRQFGAEPEQLYWHRFPAEEGTGGDGADKLEWATRVWKRLPVPVANTAGALVRGGLPN
- a CDS encoding NAD-dependent epimerase/dehydratase family protein — encoded protein: MTTSSRSNGTIDLTGKVGRGTVRRVCVIGGAGYVGSVLIERLLDKGYAVTVLDALMYGDDGIRHVADRPGFDLIKGDLRNIEAVVAACRFADAVVHLGALVGDPACELDEQLTLQINRDATFTAAAVARGLGIKRFIFASTCSVYGATDDLLDEGSTLAPISLYAQSKMESEELLLSLNSNGFCPSVLRFGTFYGRSPRERFDLVVNLLAARAVSEGEITIMGGQQWRPFLHVADGADAIIQCLEAPARAVAHEVFNVGSDEQNHRLVDVAQLISELVPGVRVRFEEAAAEEANYRVSFAHIRSALGFTPRHSLADGIAEVKAAVERGLVGNYTDAKYSNFKAMTSGQAAHALDDGRQDVPTAAVG
- a CDS encoding glycosyltransferase family 4 protein, with the protein product MSGRWLPPPPPVPAPGRFPGGPAPVRVKVLHLITRFEAGAGGNTLLSATGMDPRRYEAWIAGGPDGPLWERAEREGIRTVKVPGLVREIAPASDLAALARLVRLLRRERFGIVHVHEAKADVLGRVAAFLSRTPIVIVTLHGRDPWWPAPDGSRTQLREVMPRGLRTFLFVERRLRAITSGFVAVSPSVARDAVLARVATPGRTDVAPSAVDLDDIPEDADPTVRAELGIPAGAPLVGTVGRLDAQKAPLDFVRMAAKVRERHPDARFVMVGEGELAEKAGALAGQLGVPLLLTGFRRDAARVASAFDVYVVSSLYEGVGRGVTEAMASGRPVVATAVDGVVDLVSPGSTGLLAPARDPGKLAEGVCWLLEHPVEAAAIGAQARTRVRLLFTRERMCAALDDVYSRLLGLEPEAPAPAPRDPSAMPPGPAAEHPWGAGE
- a CDS encoding polysaccharide biosynthesis C-terminal domain-containing protein yields the protein MIRPGRLSQGWRGLLEGQRRPIAANLLARVGAIGSLLLASLVVARIAGPAGVGTLVLLRVLPWLTGLVLSSGLYGAAPYFLSGPGRSEPRYRSTLAAMTVAAGAVGAGLWIAASPLLGPWLFPQLPLVLVAVAGVSVLTQALESAAMACTQGFDDLSGSNRIIFLEEFLFLPFLGLLLLAGTDHFAAIVLALLGGDLATGGYGWTRLARLGYFTGAGRPSVALAGHVAAYGFRAQLGSIALLLNARLDFALVGVLVGPASLGIYAVASRYAELLRLPSLAMNYVLYPDYARDGGKVAADKARAMLPGIGWIPAALAVPMALAAPLVLPLFYGPAFKEAVLPACVLLIGLAGGGVIGVISAYLQGVGRPGLYSAAVGAGLPVTVALDLLLIPHFGVMGAAVASTAAYVTTTGVLVACFRVVTRAEGRAARAAGAVESKAEVPR
- a CDS encoding NAD-dependent epimerase/dehydratase family protein — protein: MTGAAGFVGSHLSAALLDDGAEVLGVDAFTDYYSRLRKEQNLAHLRGRPGFSFLEDDLSEAPLAPLLDGVDCVFHLAGQPGVRASWGPDFVQYVRHNIAATQRLLEASMLHPLRKFVFASSSSVYGDAEAYPTPESLRPQPVSPYGVTKLAAEHLCEVYRTSFGVPVASLRLFTVYGPRQRPDMAFSRLVAAALAGEEFEVYGDGEQTRDFTFVGDVVKAMRDAAASDWCGVANIGGGSRTSLNAVLDIVSDLCGELRVVRRPQATGDVRHTAADTSVAQAAFGYRPRTSLPEGLAAMVAWARSPEQALR
- a CDS encoding O-antigen ligase family protein → MTVQAPRSDRPQVSARRRTGDGDGLARAGVVLGIATLPILQPAFVNNVAPADLGLVAGIAAVLVWAGMTRQRLRLPYVAGMGVMVIAGTIAAAFGDLPWMGAVTIVQDLYLLAWAAALANFGRTAARAGFIVDVWCLSAAAWSIALVVLYGPSTIGGGDDAERAGFTFGEQNAAGLWFALSLLVMLAARRPRRWRWRAPALGAVSLGLLLTGSLGAISGLFAGLAVALVLQVRARRGPDTAIAFSLALLLLVGSVGLLAQQGELIERASQSPNPLIRNSIGRGSDSESERILVNQQTFGLFQTSGFLGRGPVTTEHTLRQQEAAYPHEAHNDWVAALVERGVLGFAGILLLALEVVVLALTIWNPSRLKPDFAEVLPAPAYLVAGFILVALYSLTHEVLHERPLWTLFGTAAALGLWGKANRWSLGGST